Proteins encoded by one window of Maliibacterium massiliense:
- a CDS encoding GNAT family N-acetyltransferase, which translates to MGMLRAVWLLGCRDDIAPCLAVRQEVFVEEQGFSAELERDALDARAAHIALYDSGVCVATGRLIPETFGVYKLGRIAVRKSHRGIGVGGMVLRMMMARALDAGAKRLELGSQQQTVGFYAHFGFAPFGAPYEEEGVPHVHMFATPETVRFPRKCMGEH; encoded by the coding sequence ATGGGGATGCTGCGCGCAGTATGGCTGCTGGGCTGCCGGGATGATATCGCGCCGTGCCTTGCGGTGCGCCAGGAGGTTTTTGTGGAGGAACAGGGCTTTTCCGCCGAACTGGAGCGCGACGCGCTCGACGCGCGTGCGGCGCATATCGCGCTGTACGACAGCGGGGTGTGCGTGGCCACCGGACGGCTGATCCCCGAGACATTCGGCGTCTACAAGCTGGGCCGCATCGCGGTGCGCAAATCGCACCGGGGCATCGGCGTGGGCGGCATGGTGCTGCGCATGATGATGGCCCGCGCGCTGGACGCGGGCGCCAAGCGCCTGGAATTGGGGTCGCAGCAGCAGACGGTGGGTTTTTACGCGCACTTTGGCTTCGCACCCTTTGGCGCGCCGTATGAGGAGGAGGGTGTGCCCCACGTGCACATGTTTGCCACGCCTGAAACGGTCCGCTTCCCGCGCAAATGCATGGGCGAGCATTAA
- a CDS encoding DUF896 domain-containing protein: MLSQEQLSRINELAHKSRTGKLTDAEKEEQTLLRAAYLAAFRAQFRDMLEHITIVDEPSGQADAAPQEPPQ; this comes from the coding sequence ATGCTTTCACAAGAGCAGCTATCCCGCATCAACGAACTGGCGCACAAATCGCGCACCGGCAAGCTGACGGATGCGGAAAAAGAGGAGCAGACGCTGCTGCGCGCAGCCTACTTGGCCGCGTTCCGCGCGCAGTTTCGCGATATGCTCGAACACATCACCATCGTAGACGAACCGTCCGGCCAGGCGGATGCAGCGCCGCAGGAGCCGCCGCAATAG
- a CDS encoding histidinol-phosphatase HisJ family protein: MHSCMSSDSDTPMQDMVRAAIDKGLAGITFTEHVDIDFPGHDISFDLDYGAYEANIAALRRQYPHFPILMGVELGSLPGIGEKNARVVSEHPFDIVINSVHAVDNLDVYLKKFFVGRTRAEAFVRYLEDVLYSTTAYASYNVLGHIGFVSKSAPYDDPTLRRSDAPDIVDAILKNVIAQGRGIEINTSGYRTTAGALPGEDIVRRYRALGGEIITLGSDAHIPPYVGYHFNRALDMLAACGFRYVAHFVRMEPVMTPIAKVG, from the coding sequence TTGCACTCCTGCATGTCCAGCGACTCGGATACGCCCATGCAGGATATGGTGCGCGCTGCCATAGACAAGGGCCTTGCGGGCATCACGTTTACCGAGCATGTGGACATTGATTTTCCAGGGCACGATATCTCGTTTGATTTGGATTACGGCGCGTACGAGGCCAACATTGCCGCGCTGCGCAGGCAGTACCCGCACTTTCCCATCCTGATGGGCGTGGAACTGGGGTCGCTGCCGGGCATCGGCGAAAAGAACGCGCGCGTGGTCAGCGAGCATCCCTTTGATATAGTGATCAACTCCGTGCACGCGGTGGACAATTTGGACGTGTACCTCAAAAAGTTTTTTGTGGGGCGCACGCGCGCGGAGGCGTTTGTGCGTTATCTGGAGGATGTGCTCTACTCCACCACCGCCTACGCCAGCTATAATGTGCTTGGGCACATCGGTTTCGTCTCCAAAAGCGCGCCCTACGACGATCCTACCCTGCGGCGCAGCGACGCGCCTGATATCGTCGATGCGATTTTGAAAAACGTGATCGCGCAAGGACGCGGCATTGAAATCAATACCTCCGGCTACCGCACCACCGCGGGCGCGCTGCCCGGCGAGGATATCGTGCGCCGCTACCGCGCGCTGGGCGGGGAAATAATTACATTGGGTTCCGATGCGCATATTCCCCCGTACGTTGGGTATCATTTTAATCGTGCCCTGGATATGCTTGCGGCATGCGGCTTCCGTTATGTGGCGCACTTTGTGCGCATGGAGCCGGTAATGACACCAATTGCGAAAGTGGGATGA